Proteins encoded by one window of Gordonia jinghuaiqii:
- a CDS encoding VOC family protein → MQVRWLSAFLDFPADVFGSEMTFWRAIAGSTVSPPRGDRREFASLEPFHGDPHLRVQRIDDGPGGVHLDIHTDDPRAAATEALALGATLVSDSGTHLTLTSPAGFVFCLVPWSGESTRSRPIRWPGDAISIIDQLCIDIPHNMFDQEVVFWTRFTGWPGRQRTRPELVALRRDPALTLGILLQRTDDGADDETGALPVATGHLDLATNSVADEVVRHEGWGARAVEHHPHWTTMTDPVGRPYCITSRNPRTGD, encoded by the coding sequence GTGCAGGTGAGGTGGCTCAGCGCATTCCTGGATTTCCCCGCAGACGTGTTCGGCAGCGAGATGACCTTCTGGCGTGCGATCGCCGGCAGTACGGTGTCGCCGCCGCGCGGTGACCGGCGCGAGTTCGCCTCGCTGGAACCGTTCCACGGCGACCCCCACCTTCGCGTGCAGCGGATCGACGACGGCCCGGGCGGGGTGCACCTCGACATCCACACCGACGACCCGCGCGCGGCGGCCACCGAGGCCCTCGCACTCGGTGCGACACTCGTCAGCGACTCCGGCACGCACCTCACGCTCACCTCGCCGGCCGGTTTCGTGTTCTGCCTGGTTCCGTGGAGCGGGGAGTCGACGCGGTCCCGTCCCATCCGGTGGCCGGGCGACGCGATCAGCATCATCGATCAGCTGTGCATCGACATCCCCCACAACATGTTCGACCAGGAGGTCGTCTTCTGGACGCGTTTCACCGGCTGGCCGGGCCGGCAACGCACCCGTCCAGAACTTGTCGCACTGCGCCGCGACCCGGCCCTCACCCTCGGAATCCTGTTGCAGCGCACAGATGATGGCGCCGACGACGAGACCGGCGCACTCCCGGTCGCCACCGGGCACCTCGATCTGGCAACCAATTCTGTCGCCGACGAAGTCGTCCGCCACGAGGGATGGGGCGCCCGCGCGGTCGAACACCATCCGCACTGGACGACGATGACCGACCCGGTCGGCAGACCCTACTGCATCACGTCACGGAACCCACGAACCGGCGACTGA
- a CDS encoding S49 family peptidase — protein sequence MTVGPLAAVGKKLAKSRAEHVAVVRLDGPIGAAGMGKHGLTTDSVEPVLKRAFDTERLKAVVVVINSPGGSPAQSEYIAERIRQLSAEKGVPVLAFCEDVAASGGYWVACAADEIFAAHTSIVGSIGVVSSGFGLSAVLDRFGVQRRLYTTGENKARLDTFSPEVPEDVEWLKGLQGQLHEAFIGWVRQRRGKKLTATDHELFNGDVWVGQRAAELGLVDGIGVMRSVVAERYPDAEITVIEAPKPLLARLVGNQMSVSGIAESITTGVLAAFDRGPAVRTALLHRE from the coding sequence ATGACTGTGGGACCGCTGGCGGCGGTGGGCAAGAAGCTTGCGAAATCTCGTGCCGAGCATGTCGCGGTGGTCCGTCTCGACGGTCCGATCGGGGCAGCGGGCATGGGCAAGCACGGTTTGACCACCGACTCCGTCGAGCCGGTCCTCAAACGCGCCTTCGACACCGAGCGGCTCAAGGCCGTCGTCGTGGTGATCAATTCGCCTGGTGGATCTCCGGCGCAGTCGGAGTACATCGCCGAACGGATCCGCCAGCTGTCCGCCGAGAAGGGTGTGCCGGTTCTGGCGTTCTGTGAGGACGTCGCGGCGTCCGGCGGTTACTGGGTCGCCTGTGCCGCGGACGAGATCTTCGCCGCGCACACCTCGATCGTGGGCTCGATCGGCGTGGTGTCCTCGGGCTTCGGCCTCTCCGCGGTGCTCGACCGGTTCGGTGTCCAGCGCAGGCTGTACACGACCGGGGAGAACAAGGCGCGGCTCGACACCTTCTCCCCGGAGGTGCCCGAAGACGTGGAATGGCTCAAGGGGCTGCAGGGGCAGTTGCACGAGGCGTTCATCGGGTGGGTGCGGCAGCGGCGCGGCAAGAAGCTCACCGCCACCGACCACGAACTCTTCAACGGCGATGTCTGGGTCGGTCAGCGCGCCGCCGAGCTCGGCCTCGTCGACGGGATCGGCGTGATGCGTTCGGTGGTGGCCGAGCGGTATCCGGATGCCGAGATCACCGTCATCGAGGCTCCCAAGCCGCTGCTGGCTCGCCTGGTCGGCAACCAGATGTCGGTCTCGGGCATCGCGGAGAGCATCACGACGGGTGTTCTCGCCGCATTCGACCGCGGTCCTGCGGTGCGGACGGCCCTTTTACACCGTGAGTGA
- a CDS encoding rhodanese-like domain-containing protein: MGIVTMGDITQVPVTDLPDDFTGKADAVMLDVREDDEWAAGHVRGAVHIPMGEIPARLEELDPDADLYVICHSSGRSMRVLQYLTQIGYDGICVSGGMLAWQQHGKPVEFGDSRPGGDAVR, encoded by the coding sequence ATGGGAATCGTGACCATGGGCGACATCACACAGGTACCGGTGACCGACTTGCCGGACGACTTCACAGGGAAGGCCGACGCGGTGATGCTCGACGTCCGCGAGGACGACGAGTGGGCCGCCGGGCACGTTCGGGGCGCAGTACACATCCCGATGGGGGAGATCCCCGCACGGCTGGAAGAACTCGATCCCGACGCGGACCTGTACGTGATCTGTCACTCCAGCGGCCGGTCCATGCGGGTCCTGCAGTACCTCACGCAGATCGGCTACGACGGAATCTGCGTGAGCGGCGGCATGCTCGCCTGGCAGCAGCACGGCAAGCCCGTGGAGTTCGGTGATTCGCGCCCCGGAGGCGACGCCGTCCGATGA
- a CDS encoding DUF4328 domain-containing protein: MIDLCPRCRIQAPHRPGRDHCPRCGGPLSVVDDAARAMAARSAPAAQPVHESRRGRSAYAPGPPERAAAPSPRGYLYRSRNVRWVARRPPEAIPARRGPSGLRGPRLIPRYMYIPTWGLRDEPVEADTAHERLDAARARLVFALVVAGAALAASAAVHLLRYILLVVNRDTPLPEFLIAASDWSTIFVGIVAFLGFVMATLAFMRWVLELRADTYSAAQLLDPRRPTWVAALAGLPLINLVGAPLVLQEVAVLRVGQDPSLDARVVARRLRKLWVAWLVVNVAALLAIVARFIAWRSESLQTGANALAMVIISAAVSAAFALWMSRRVATVFDAAAAAPVPTRRWVAVG; this comes from the coding sequence ATGATCGACCTGTGTCCGCGGTGCCGCATCCAGGCGCCGCATCGTCCGGGACGCGACCACTGTCCCCGTTGCGGCGGGCCGCTGAGCGTCGTCGACGATGCCGCACGGGCGATGGCCGCACGTTCGGCACCCGCCGCGCAGCCGGTGCACGAATCCCGGCGCGGACGATCGGCCTACGCGCCCGGGCCTCCGGAGCGCGCCGCGGCCCCCTCTCCCAGGGGGTACCTGTACCGGAGCCGGAACGTGCGCTGGGTGGCGCGTCGCCCACCGGAGGCCATCCCCGCCCGCCGCGGACCGTCGGGACTTCGCGGCCCGCGCCTCATCCCGCGATACATGTACATCCCCACGTGGGGTCTGCGCGACGAACCCGTCGAGGCGGACACCGCCCACGAGCGGCTCGACGCCGCGCGGGCGCGACTCGTCTTCGCCCTGGTGGTCGCGGGGGCGGCACTGGCGGCGTCGGCCGCGGTGCATCTGCTGCGCTACATCCTGCTCGTCGTCAACCGCGACACCCCGCTCCCGGAGTTCCTGATCGCGGCATCGGACTGGTCGACCATCTTCGTCGGCATCGTCGCGTTCCTCGGATTCGTCATGGCGACACTGGCTTTCATGCGATGGGTGCTCGAGTTGCGCGCCGACACCTACTCCGCCGCGCAGCTGCTCGACCCGCGCAGGCCGACGTGGGTCGCCGCGCTCGCCGGGCTCCCGTTGATCAACCTCGTCGGCGCGCCGCTGGTGCTGCAGGAGGTCGCCGTACTCCGAGTCGGTCAGGACCCCTCGCTCGACGCCCGGGTCGTCGCCCGACGCCTGCGAAAGCTGTGGGTCGCGTGGCTCGTCGTGAACGTGGCGGCCCTCCTCGCGATCGTCGCGCGGTTCATCGCCTGGCGTTCGGAATCGCTCCAGACCGGGGCCAATGCACTGGCCATGGTCATCATCAGCGCGGCCGTCTCGGCCGCGTTCGCCCTGTGGATGTCCCGCCGGGTCGCAACCGTGTTCGACGCCGCTGCGGCGGCGCCGGTCCCGACGAGACGGTGGGTGGCGGTCGGATGA
- a CDS encoding glycerophosphodiester phosphodiesterase, translating to MNAGVNIGAGEKVSRSGKPAVVAHRGASGDRPEHTLAAYELALAQGADGLECDVRLTADHELVCVHDRTVDRTSDGTGIVSEMTLPQLRELDFGSWHTAGGPASILTLRELLTLALDWRRPVRLFIETKHPVRFGSLVEQKLLEILHEFGVATPPSADHSRAVVISFSSAGVWRIRRHAPMLPTILLGDTARVLGGGAATAVGATGIGPSVTTLRQYPDLVDRAAAAGRVTYCWTVDELVDVQLCADLGVRWLATNHPAKVRDWLVTVD from the coding sequence ATGAACGCAGGCGTGAACATCGGTGCGGGCGAGAAGGTGTCGCGATCGGGAAAGCCTGCGGTGGTGGCGCACCGCGGGGCGTCGGGCGACCGTCCCGAGCACACCCTCGCCGCCTACGAGCTCGCCCTCGCCCAGGGCGCCGACGGGCTCGAATGCGACGTCCGGCTGACCGCGGACCACGAGCTCGTGTGCGTGCACGACCGGACCGTCGACCGGACGTCCGACGGCACGGGCATCGTCAGCGAGATGACGCTGCCCCAGCTCCGCGAACTCGACTTCGGCAGCTGGCACACCGCCGGCGGCCCGGCGTCGATCCTGACGCTGCGCGAGTTGCTGACCCTCGCCCTGGACTGGCGACGCCCGGTCCGGCTGTTCATCGAGACCAAGCATCCGGTGCGCTTCGGGAGTCTCGTCGAACAGAAACTCCTCGAGATCCTGCACGAGTTCGGGGTGGCGACGCCGCCGTCGGCCGATCACAGTCGCGCCGTGGTCATCTCGTTCTCCTCGGCCGGGGTCTGGCGTATTCGACGCCACGCGCCGATGCTCCCCACCATCCTGCTCGGCGACACCGCGCGCGTCCTCGGTGGCGGGGCGGCGACCGCCGTCGGCGCCACGGGCATCGGGCCGTCGGTGACGACGCTGCGGCAGTATCCCGACCTCGTGGACCGGGCCGCCGCGGCCGGACGCGTCACCTACTGCTGGACCGTCGACGAACTCGTCGACGTCCAGCTCTGCGCCGACCTCGGCGTGCGCTGGCTCGCGACCAACCATCCGGCCAAGGTGCGTGACTGGCTGGTCACCGTCGACTGA
- a CDS encoding DUF5926 family protein, with translation MGKKSKRGSGPRPGSNRAERVAARKARQAAALAPPPRPFAGLASECDFVALRTFVASATARLELKEPEGSRNDVSIVTILPGAVPALARETGGTTEAFVGLQTEPDRSALTVELAAAIAWAAHAEPGSEFDLESAEEAPTLDEVLVTDATLDITVHQDFSWWFAEGTDVPAEIAAMFERANDSVLPTARLVVDSNSGAPWWVDAGERAHLRWIRPEPEDDLMSAMARLHAAGRLTMGEGSRFAGSFRTHGLLVPVFDLDNEMHHEEWQAGLNQLDQWLGDALADTSPLTIDQRSSRDGIRGRQVTLR, from the coding sequence ATGGGCAAGAAGAGCAAGCGGGGAAGTGGACCACGTCCGGGGAGCAATCGGGCCGAGCGGGTGGCCGCGCGCAAGGCGCGTCAGGCCGCGGCCCTCGCGCCGCCGCCCCGGCCGTTCGCGGGATTGGCGTCGGAATGTGACTTCGTCGCATTGCGCACTTTCGTCGCATCGGCGACCGCGCGTCTGGAGCTGAAGGAGCCCGAGGGCTCGCGCAACGACGTGTCCATCGTGACCATCCTGCCGGGCGCCGTTCCGGCCCTCGCGCGCGAAACCGGCGGCACAACAGAGGCTTTCGTCGGTCTGCAGACCGAACCGGACCGCTCTGCGCTCACCGTCGAGCTCGCCGCGGCCATCGCATGGGCCGCGCACGCCGAGCCGGGCAGCGAGTTCGACCTGGAGTCGGCAGAGGAGGCGCCGACGCTCGACGAGGTGCTCGTGACCGATGCCACGCTGGACATCACCGTGCATCAGGACTTCTCCTGGTGGTTCGCCGAGGGAACCGACGTGCCCGCCGAGATCGCCGCGATGTTCGAGCGGGCCAACGATTCGGTGTTGCCGACCGCGCGACTCGTCGTCGACAGCAACTCCGGCGCACCCTGGTGGGTCGACGCCGGCGAGCGTGCGCACCTGCGCTGGATTCGACCCGAGCCCGAGGACGATCTGATGTCGGCGATGGCGCGGCTTCATGCCGCCGGCCGGCTGACGATGGGCGAGGGGTCACGGTTCGCCGGGTCGTTCCGTACCCACGGCCTGCTGGTCCCCGTCTTCGACCTCGACAACGAGATGCACCATGAGGAGTGGCAGGCCGGCCTCAACCAGCTCGACCAGTGGTTGGGTGACGCGCTGGCCGACACCTCGCCGCTGACCATCGACCAGCGGAGCTCACGCGACGGAATCCGGGGCCGGCAGGTCACCCTGCGCTGA
- a CDS encoding ferritin, whose translation MTEHTKFHQLLHDQISNEFYASQQYIAVATYFDNHDMPQLAKLFYRQAVEERNHAMMIVQYFLDRDMEIEIPGIPAPNNKFDDYRAPIDLALTQEKTVTQQVVDLAKSARDTGDYLGEQFVQWFLKEQVEEVATMTTLQTIAERCNGNLFDLENFVEREFNTSDAADPMAPPAAGGNI comes from the coding sequence ATGACCGAACACACGAAGTTCCATCAGCTGCTGCACGACCAGATCAGCAACGAGTTCTACGCCTCGCAGCAGTACATCGCGGTCGCCACCTATTTCGACAATCACGACATGCCCCAGCTGGCGAAACTCTTCTACCGTCAGGCCGTCGAAGAGCGCAACCACGCGATGATGATCGTGCAGTACTTCCTCGACCGCGACATGGAGATCGAGATCCCCGGCATCCCGGCCCCGAACAACAAGTTCGACGACTACCGGGCGCCCATCGATCTCGCTCTGACACAGGAGAAGACGGTCACCCAGCAGGTCGTCGATCTCGCCAAGTCGGCTCGCGACACCGGTGACTACCTCGGTGAGCAGTTCGTCCAGTGGTTCCTCAAGGAGCAGGTCGAGGAGGTCGCAACGATGACGACCCTGCAGACCATCGCCGAACGCTGCAACGGCAATCTCTTCGATCTCGAGAACTTCGTCGAACGCGAGTTCAACACCTCCGACGCCGCCGATCCCATGGCGCCGCCGGCCGCCGGCGGCAACATCTAG
- a CDS encoding LCP family protein, whose translation MILLLVIVVGGVGLIFYYDSRLDRIDALPAYAGRPSNTPGTNWLIVGTDSRSDLTESQRRELSTGDADGTRTDTIMLVHNPPGSGKAVVVSIPRDLYVEVPGQGSLKINASFGIGGPALLVRTVETLTGIRIDHYAEIGFGGFDTLVDSVGGVDMCIDQPLNDPKAGLRLAKGCHRLDGRQALGLVRTRAFPRADLERVINQRKFLAALVSRATSPAVLLNPFRLFGFIGGAIDALTVDERDHIWNLASLMFALRDPVTTTTPTGESVVTDEGLALPVTDRTEEFFALLRAGRPIPDTLLTDAAGP comes from the coding sequence ATGATCCTGCTGCTGGTCATCGTCGTCGGCGGCGTCGGCCTGATCTTCTATTACGACTCCCGCCTCGATCGCATCGACGCCCTGCCCGCCTACGCCGGACGGCCGTCGAACACCCCGGGAACCAATTGGCTGATCGTCGGCACCGACTCGCGCTCAGACCTCACCGAATCCCAACGCCGCGAGCTGTCCACCGGTGATGCCGACGGCACCCGCACGGACACGATCATGCTGGTCCACAACCCTCCCGGTAGCGGCAAGGCCGTGGTCGTCAGCATCCCGCGCGACCTCTACGTCGAGGTCCCGGGACAGGGCAGCCTGAAAATCAACGCGTCGTTCGGCATCGGCGGTCCCGCGCTGCTGGTCCGGACCGTCGAGACCCTGACCGGAATCCGCATCGACCACTACGCGGAGATCGGCTTCGGCGGGTTCGACACCCTCGTCGACTCGGTCGGCGGCGTCGACATGTGCATCGACCAGCCTCTCAACGATCCGAAGGCGGGCCTCCGGCTGGCCAAGGGCTGCCATCGGCTCGACGGGCGGCAGGCGCTGGGACTCGTCCGAACCCGCGCATTCCCCCGCGCCGACCTCGAGCGCGTGATCAATCAGCGTAAGTTCCTCGCGGCGTTGGTGTCCCGCGCGACGAGCCCCGCCGTCCTGCTCAATCCGTTCCGGTTGTTCGGCTTCATCGGCGGGGCCATCGATGCGCTGACCGTCGACGAGCGCGACCACATCTGGAATCTCGCGTCCCTGATGTTCGCGTTGCGCGATCCCGTGACAACAACCACACCGACGGGCGAGAGCGTTGTCACCGACGAGGGACTGGCGCTGCCGGTCACCGACCGGACCGAGGAGTTCTTCGCCCTGCTCCGCGCGGGTCGACCGATCCCCGACACCCTCCTCACCGACGCCGCCGGGCCATGA
- a CDS encoding APC family permease, which yields MTDNQPAESGDAASATGEKTPLKRAITGKLLFLFILGDVLGAGIYALVGEVGGKVGGAIWVPLALALVMALLTAASYAELVTKYPRAGGAAVFARKAYRVPLVSFLVGFCMLAAGVTSAAGLALAFSGDYLQIFLDVPTTVAALVFLLAVAAINGRGISESLRANVAMTVIEVSGLVLIVVLAGIVLARGDGEPQRVVEFDSSTTPALAVLGAALLAYYSFVGFETSANIAEEVRDVRRVYPKALFGSMLAAGVVYVLVGLAVSVVVSPDQLAGSSGPLLEVVSIADVGVPDKLFSLIALIAVANGALLTMIMASRLTFGMARDGLLPPVLDRVLPGRQTPWTAIIATTAVAMVLSATGSVAALAETVVLLLLFVFISTNVAVLVLRRDRTDTDHFRAPTVLPVLAVGTCIVLMTQQTAATWLRAAILIGVGLALYALARLTGSGRHTSEEEHDDRDEPAPAAG from the coding sequence ATGACCGACAACCAACCGGCCGAGAGCGGCGACGCCGCGTCGGCGACCGGCGAGAAGACCCCGCTCAAGCGCGCGATCACCGGCAAACTGCTGTTCCTGTTCATCCTGGGCGACGTACTCGGCGCGGGCATCTACGCGCTGGTGGGTGAGGTGGGCGGCAAGGTGGGCGGCGCGATCTGGGTGCCGCTGGCGCTGGCTCTGGTGATGGCCCTCCTCACCGCGGCGTCGTATGCGGAACTGGTGACCAAGTATCCGCGGGCGGGCGGTGCCGCGGTGTTCGCGCGAAAGGCCTATCGGGTTCCGCTGGTCTCCTTCCTGGTCGGGTTCTGCATGCTGGCCGCCGGTGTCACCAGCGCCGCAGGCCTCGCGCTCGCATTCTCCGGCGACTACCTGCAGATCTTCCTCGACGTACCGACGACCGTGGCCGCGCTGGTGTTCCTGCTCGCGGTGGCGGCGATCAACGGTCGTGGGATCAGTGAGTCGCTGCGCGCCAACGTGGCCATGACGGTGATCGAGGTCTCCGGCCTGGTGCTCATCGTCGTCCTGGCCGGCATCGTCCTGGCCCGGGGCGACGGTGAGCCACAGCGCGTCGTCGAGTTCGACAGCTCCACGACGCCGGCACTGGCGGTTCTCGGTGCTGCGCTGCTCGCGTACTACTCGTTCGTCGGGTTCGAGACGTCGGCCAACATCGCCGAGGAGGTCCGCGACGTCCGGCGCGTCTACCCGAAGGCGCTGTTCGGGTCGATGCTCGCCGCGGGTGTCGTGTACGTCCTCGTCGGGCTTGCGGTTTCGGTGGTGGTGTCGCCCGACCAACTCGCCGGCTCGTCGGGTCCGCTGCTCGAGGTGGTCTCCATCGCCGACGTCGGGGTGCCCGACAAGCTCTTCTCGCTGATCGCGCTGATCGCCGTCGCCAACGGTGCGCTGCTGACGATGATCATGGCGTCGCGACTCACGTTCGGGATGGCGCGGGATGGCCTGCTGCCCCCCGTGCTGGACAGGGTGCTGCCCGGTCGGCAGACCCCGTGGACGGCGATCATCGCGACCACTGCGGTCGCGATGGTGCTCTCGGCGACCGGCTCGGTGGCCGCGCTCGCCGAGACCGTGGTGCTCCTGCTGCTGTTCGTGTTCATCAGCACCAACGTCGCGGTGCTCGTCCTGCGCCGGGACCGGACCGATACCGACCATTTCCGCGCACCCACCGTCCTGCCGGTGCTCGCCGTGGGTACGTGCATCGTCCTGATGACCCAGCAGACCGCGGCGACCTGGCTGCGCGCGGCCATCCTGATCGGCGTCGGGCTGGCGCTCTACGCACTCGCACGGCTCACCGGGTCCGGCAGGCACACCTCGGAGGAGGAGCACGACGATCGGGACGAGCCCGCGCCGGCCGCCGGCTGA
- a CDS encoding oxygenase MpaB family protein, whose translation MSVDVPSRVNEQVPPPQPSAPAVPRRHRAAEQRGRRIGRLLKIYNRLREPSEDELAELGRRFLTRDEPAAALVAAMRAPRGSAGRVTMRQFEDALAGSMPDDAPDVLRDFFARVEDTPEWVDPELCERGAAVYRRLGQNANDVLLQLSLIGGYRFGGPADLLVETGGLTGNTVIRRLGETQTWAIAVGAPGGMTRSGEGWRLTVHVRLMHALVNERYEHNGRWDIEQWGLPINQTDLAATLNLFSGALMMGVRALGVPVGHDDSRALMHLWKYVGWLIGVDDDWLFDAERDQHQLSYAVLLAQHDVTDAGAALTTAIVDAQSKLHYRLFPALAARYTRARLLSMLQGFLGVRGMRDLGLRPALPWAFGLAWVRNTITYQVIARTPVGPKYLEWTGTRARRRALFRHFGADAPAIGELAER comes from the coding sequence ATGTCTGTCGATGTACCGAGCAGGGTGAACGAGCAGGTTCCGCCGCCGCAACCCTCCGCGCCCGCGGTTCCGCGCCGCCACCGCGCGGCCGAGCAGCGAGGACGCCGCATCGGCAGACTCTTGAAGATCTACAACCGTCTGCGCGAACCGTCCGAGGACGAGCTCGCCGAACTCGGCCGACGCTTCCTCACGCGCGACGAGCCGGCCGCCGCCCTCGTCGCGGCGATGCGAGCACCGCGAGGATCGGCGGGCCGGGTGACGATGCGACAGTTCGAGGACGCACTCGCCGGTTCCATGCCCGACGACGCCCCCGACGTTCTGCGGGACTTCTTCGCCCGCGTCGAGGACACTCCGGAGTGGGTCGACCCCGAGCTCTGTGAACGGGGCGCGGCGGTCTACCGACGTCTCGGACAGAACGCCAATGACGTCCTGCTCCAGCTGTCGCTCATCGGCGGTTACCGATTCGGCGGGCCCGCGGACCTGCTGGTCGAGACCGGCGGACTCACCGGCAACACCGTCATCCGACGCCTCGGCGAAACCCAGACCTGGGCGATCGCCGTCGGCGCACCCGGCGGCATGACGCGCAGCGGCGAGGGGTGGCGCCTGACGGTCCACGTGCGCCTGATGCACGCCCTGGTGAACGAGCGCTACGAACACAACGGGCGCTGGGACATCGAGCAGTGGGGCCTGCCCATCAATCAGACGGACCTCGCGGCCACGCTCAACCTCTTCAGCGGCGCACTCATGATGGGCGTCCGCGCACTGGGAGTGCCGGTCGGACACGATGATTCGCGCGCCCTCATGCATCTCTGGAAGTACGTCGGCTGGTTGATCGGCGTCGACGACGACTGGCTGTTCGACGCCGAACGCGACCAGCACCAACTGAGCTACGCGGTACTGCTCGCCCAACACGACGTCACCGACGCCGGCGCAGCGCTGACCACCGCGATCGTCGACGCCCAGAGCAAGTTGCACTACCGGCTGTTCCCTGCCCTGGCGGCCCGCTACACCCGGGCCCGCCTGCTGAGCATGCTGCAGGGCTTCCTCGGCGTCCGGGGGATGCGCGACCTCGGGCTGCGGCCGGCCCTGCCCTGGGCCTTCGGACTCGCCTGGGTACGCAACACGATCACCTATCAGGTCATCGCGCGCACGCCGGTGGGTCCGAAGTACCTGGAATGGACAGGCACCCGTGCCCGGCGCCGCGCACTGTTCCGGCACTTCGGCGCCGACGCACCGGCCATCGGGGAACTCGCCGAGCGCTGA
- a CDS encoding CPBP family intramembrane glutamic endopeptidase has protein sequence MSLREYLRPSPHGIPVVTDRTERRGIVVELVIVGVLTFAFSALSAALALLEAQLAAGIGETTVALNPSRSDLDLIDAARQIMSVARLFAIAALGVYLLWRSGLGLARVGLGRWAPRRDVPAGLVLAAVIGLPGLALVAVARALGLNASLVPSQADTWWEWPVLVLIAIGNAAAEEIVVVAYFITRLRQLGVSDARSLAASAILRGGYHLYQGFGAGVGNLVMGVVYGRFYQVSGRAWPLVVGHAVIDVVAFLGYALLRDHLAWVG, from the coding sequence ATGTCCCTGCGCGAGTACCTGCGGCCGTCGCCGCACGGGATCCCGGTCGTCACCGACCGGACCGAACGACGCGGCATCGTCGTCGAACTCGTCATCGTCGGGGTACTGACCTTCGCGTTCTCGGCGCTCTCCGCAGCCCTGGCACTGCTCGAAGCCCAGCTCGCGGCGGGGATCGGCGAGACCACGGTCGCCCTCAACCCGAGCCGGTCCGATCTCGACCTGATCGACGCCGCCCGGCAGATCATGAGCGTTGCGCGGTTGTTCGCGATCGCCGCGCTCGGCGTCTACCTGTTGTGGCGCAGCGGGCTCGGCCTGGCACGTGTCGGGCTCGGCCGATGGGCACCGCGACGCGACGTCCCGGCCGGACTGGTCCTGGCCGCCGTCATCGGCCTTCCCGGGCTGGCGCTCGTCGCGGTCGCGCGCGCACTGGGCCTCAACGCGAGTCTGGTGCCGAGCCAGGCCGACACCTGGTGGGAGTGGCCGGTCCTGGTGCTCATCGCGATCGGCAATGCCGCGGCCGAGGAGATCGTCGTCGTGGCCTACTTCATCACCCGCCTGCGGCAGCTCGGCGTCTCCGACGCCCGATCACTCGCCGCGAGTGCGATTCTGCGCGGCGGCTATCACCTCTATCAGGGCTTCGGCGCCGGCGTCGGCAACCTGGTGATGGGAGTCGTCTACGGCCGCTTCTACCAGGTCAGCGGCCGCGCCTGGCCGCTCGTCGTCGGACATGCGGTGATCGACGTCGTCGCCTTCCTCGGTTATGCACTGCTGCGCGATCACCTGGCCTGGGTGGGGTGA
- a CDS encoding DUF2470 domain-containing protein, whose amino-acid sequence MTRTTTDRPTDAEMIQTACRRVGSAILAVEGADATPIEVVHLFESQAFVLVPTTGDAMGALDDTAGVPAMLEVTDWAPIDLRERVRSVIWLNGTLHAVPRDLERDLAIEIAAEHPDDGLLDIGHGASMLRLQVDTAVIASGSGAASVPAAELAGADPDPFWEYEGSWLEHLDSDHADVVGQLVRKLPDDLRRGRVRPLGLDRFGIRFRIEGLDGDSDVRLPFARPVTDVHELSRALRNLAGCPFMNSMPD is encoded by the coding sequence ATGACGCGAACGACCACTGACCGCCCGACGGATGCCGAGATGATCCAGACGGCATGTCGTCGGGTCGGTTCCGCCATCCTCGCCGTCGAAGGCGCCGACGCGACGCCGATCGAGGTCGTGCACCTCTTCGAATCCCAGGCGTTCGTCCTCGTCCCCACCACCGGCGACGCGATGGGTGCGCTCGACGACACCGCGGGCGTCCCGGCGATGCTCGAGGTGACCGACTGGGCGCCCATCGACCTGCGCGAACGAGTCCGCTCGGTGATCTGGCTCAACGGCACTCTCCACGCCGTCCCCCGCGACCTCGAACGCGACCTGGCCATCGAGATCGCCGCCGAGCACCCCGACGACGGACTTCTCGACATCGGGCACGGCGCGTCGATGCTGCGACTCCAGGTCGACACCGCGGTGATCGCGTCCGGCTCCGGCGCGGCGTCGGTGCCGGCGGCCGAGCTCGCCGGCGCCGACCCCGATCCCTTCTGGGAGTACGAGGGCAGCTGGCTGGAGCACCTCGACTCCGACCACGCCGACGTCGTCGGGCAGCTGGTCCGCAAACTCCCCGACGACCTGCGCCGCGGGCGGGTGCGGCCGCTCGGCCTGGACCGCTTCGGAATCCGTTTCCGCATCGAGGGACTCGACGGCGACTCCGACGTCCGGCTCCCCTTCGCACGTCCGGTCACCGACGTCCACGAACTCTCGCGCGCTCTGCGCAACCTCGCCGGCTGCCCGTTCATGAACTCGATGCCCGACTGA